A single Sphingomonas sp. IW22 DNA region contains:
- a CDS encoding dicarboxylate/amino acid:cation symporter, translating to MAKRLTLYILIGLVLGIIVGLALNLSLTDGGGPGDARLSELAGYFSIVTTVFLRLIKMIIAPLVFSTLVAGIAHMGDTTALGRVGGRAIGWFICASLLSLTLGLILVNFFQPGVGLDIPIPAADAASGVDKAAFNLKDFIAHIVPASIIEAMATNEILQIVVASLFIGVAMTAVGEKAAPLLRGVEALAQVILQVTNYVMRFAPFAVFAAVAGTLAERGPGIIGSLAYFMGTFYIGMATLWALMIGIGFLIVGPRMRELVRYIRDPLLLAFSTASSEAAYPRTLEALDRFGVPPRIASFVLPLGYSFNLDGSMIYMTFATMFIAQAYGIDLSLGQQITMLLVLMVTSKGVAGVPRASLVVIAATLAFFDIPEAGLLLILAVDHFLDMGRSATNVVGNAVASAVIAKWETGRLDQPEPAEIEPLPAPHGGPPATGPDSFTKMGG from the coding sequence TTGGCCAAGCGCCTGACCCTTTACATCCTGATCGGCCTGGTTCTGGGGATCATCGTCGGCCTCGCGCTGAACCTGTCGTTGACCGACGGCGGTGGCCCCGGTGATGCGCGGTTGAGCGAACTTGCCGGCTATTTCTCGATCGTCACGACGGTCTTCCTGCGGCTGATCAAGATGATCATCGCGCCGCTGGTGTTCTCCACGCTGGTGGCGGGCATCGCGCATATGGGCGACACAACAGCGCTGGGCCGTGTCGGCGGCCGCGCGATCGGCTGGTTCATCTGCGCCAGCCTGTTGTCGCTGACGCTGGGGCTGATCCTGGTCAATTTCTTCCAGCCGGGCGTAGGGCTGGACATTCCGATCCCCGCCGCCGACGCGGCCAGCGGCGTCGACAAGGCCGCGTTCAACCTAAAGGATTTCATCGCCCACATCGTCCCCGCGTCGATTATCGAGGCGATGGCGACCAACGAAATTCTTCAGATCGTCGTCGCCAGCCTCTTCATCGGCGTGGCCATGACGGCGGTCGGCGAAAAGGCCGCCCCGCTGCTGCGCGGGGTGGAGGCGCTGGCGCAGGTCATCCTTCAGGTGACCAATTATGTGATGCGATTTGCCCCGTTCGCCGTATTCGCGGCGGTGGCGGGCACGCTGGCCGAGCGCGGCCCGGGCATCATCGGCAGCCTCGCCTATTTCATGGGCACTTTCTACATCGGCATGGCGACGTTGTGGGCGCTGATGATCGGCATCGGCTTCCTGATCGTCGGTCCGCGGATGCGCGAGCTGGTCCGCTACATCCGCGATCCGTTGCTCCTCGCCTTTTCCACAGCATCGTCGGAGGCGGCCTATCCGCGCACGCTGGAGGCGCTGGACCGATTCGGCGTGCCGCCACGCATTGCCAGCTTCGTGCTGCCGCTGGGCTATTCGTTCAACCTCGACGGCTCGATGATCTACATGACCTTTGCGACGATGTTCATCGCGCAGGCCTATGGCATCGACCTGTCGCTGGGACAGCAGATCACGATGCTGCTGGTGCTGATGGTCACGTCAAAGGGGGTCGCGGGCGTGCCGCGCGCCAGCCTGGTCGTCATCGCCGCCACGCTCGCCTTTTTCGACATTCCGGAAGCGGGCCTGCTGCTGATCCTGGCGGTGGACCATTTCCTCGACATGGGCCGTTCGGCCACCAACGTCGTCGGCAACGCCGTCGCCAGCGCGGTCATTGCGAAATGGGAGACCGGGCGCCTCGACCAGCCGGAGCCGGCGGAGATCGAACCCCTGCCCGCACCGCATGGCGGCCCGCCCGCGACCGGGCCCGACAGCTTCACGAAAATGGGCGGCTGA
- the alaS gene encoding alanine--tRNA ligase produces the protein MTSTNDIRRSFLDYFAKEGHARVPSAPLIPQNDPTLMFVNAGMVPFKNVFTGLESRPYSTATSSQKCVRAGGKHNDLDNVGYTARHHTFFEMLGNFSFGDYFKDRAIELAWNLVTREWGLAKDRLTVTVYHTDDQAFDLWKKIAGLPEERIIRIATKDNFWAMGADGPCGPCSEIFYDHGDHIWGGPPGSAEEDGDRFVEIWNLVFMQYMQEADEIVGDLPRPSIDTGMGLERIAAVMQGLHDNYDTDTFKALIADSVALTGTPAEGDARASHRVIADHLRAAGFLVADGVLPANEGRGYVLRRIMRRAMRHAHLLGAKDPLMHRLVGGLVAQMGAAFPELGRAQPLIEQTLYQEETRFRRTLANGLRLLDEATAEMGEGATLSGETAFKLYDTYGFPYDLTEDALRAQGLSVDRAGFDAAMAEQKRAARAAWKGSGEKASDELWFDLAEEAGATEFIGYSAEEGEGQVVAIIRDGARVERAATGDRVEIVFNQTPFYGESGGQVGDAGTISTEGGAKATVSDVRKYLGRIFAHDTIVEAGEIKVGDAVHLIVDHERRSAIRANHSATHLLHEALRERLGAHVAQKGSLVAPERLRFDFSQPTAVTAEQIAAVEADVNAQIRGNGEVSTRLMTPEDAIAEGAMALFGEKYGDEVRVVSMGTTGEGKTYSLELCGGTHVRALGDIGLFKVVGESAVSSGVRRVEALTGEAARAWLAARDEKLRETAAVLKATPDEVPARVAALVEERRRLERELADAKKALALGGGAAQASGPERVNGVAFVGRVLDGLEAKALRGAVDEEKARIGSGVVALVAVNDGRASVAVGVTDDLKDSKSAVDLVKVAVAALGGQGGGGRPDMAQGGGPDGSAGEAAVAAVRAALAG, from the coding sequence ATGACCTCGACAAACGACATTCGCCGCTCGTTCCTCGACTATTTCGCGAAGGAGGGCCATGCGCGCGTTCCATCGGCGCCGTTGATCCCGCAGAATGATCCGACGCTGATGTTCGTGAACGCCGGTATGGTGCCGTTCAAAAACGTGTTCACCGGGCTGGAAAGCCGCCCCTATTCGACGGCGACGTCAAGCCAGAAATGCGTGCGCGCCGGCGGCAAGCACAATGATCTGGACAATGTCGGCTATACGGCGCGGCACCACACCTTTTTCGAAATGCTGGGCAATTTCTCGTTCGGGGACTATTTCAAGGACCGGGCGATCGAACTTGCCTGGAACCTGGTCACGCGTGAATGGGGTCTGGCCAAGGACCGGCTGACCGTCACCGTCTATCACACCGACGATCAGGCGTTCGATCTGTGGAAGAAGATCGCCGGCCTGCCGGAAGAGCGCATCATCCGCATTGCGACCAAGGACAATTTCTGGGCGATGGGCGCCGATGGTCCGTGCGGTCCTTGCTCTGAAATCTTTTACGACCATGGCGACCATATCTGGGGCGGCCCACCGGGAAGCGCCGAGGAGGATGGCGACCGCTTCGTCGAGATCTGGAACCTGGTCTTCATGCAGTACATGCAGGAAGCGGACGAGATCGTCGGCGACCTACCGCGCCCGTCGATCGACACCGGCATGGGGTTGGAGCGGATCGCGGCGGTCATGCAGGGCTTGCATGACAATTACGACACCGACACGTTCAAGGCGCTGATCGCCGACAGCGTGGCGCTGACCGGCACGCCGGCAGAGGGCGACGCGCGCGCCAGCCACCGGGTCATCGCCGATCATCTGCGCGCTGCCGGGTTCCTGGTGGCGGACGGCGTGCTGCCCGCCAATGAAGGGCGCGGCTATGTCCTGCGCCGCATCATGCGCCGCGCGATGCGGCACGCGCATCTGCTGGGCGCGAAGGACCCGTTGATGCACCGCCTGGTCGGCGGGTTGGTCGCGCAGATGGGCGCCGCTTTCCCCGAACTGGGCCGTGCGCAGCCGCTGATCGAGCAGACGCTTTATCAGGAGGAAACCCGCTTCCGCCGCACGCTGGCCAACGGCCTGCGCCTGCTGGACGAAGCGACGGCGGAGATGGGTGAGGGCGCGACGCTGTCCGGTGAGACGGCGTTCAAGCTCTATGACACTTACGGCTTCCCCTATGACCTGACCGAAGATGCGCTGCGGGCGCAGGGCCTGTCGGTCGACCGCGCCGGGTTCGACGCCGCGATGGCCGAACAGAAGCGCGCCGCCCGCGCCGCGTGGAAGGGGTCGGGCGAAAAGGCGTCGGACGAACTCTGGTTCGATCTGGCCGAGGAAGCGGGTGCGACCGAATTTATCGGCTATTCCGCCGAAGAGGGCGAGGGGCAGGTCGTGGCGATCATCCGCGACGGCGCGCGCGTCGAACGCGCGGCGACGGGCGACCGGGTCGAGATCGTGTTCAACCAGACGCCCTTTTATGGCGAAAGCGGTGGTCAGGTCGGCGATGCCGGCACGATCAGCACCGAGGGCGGCGCGAAGGCCACCGTGTCGGACGTGCGCAAATATCTGGGCCGCATCTTCGCGCACGACACCATCGTCGAAGCGGGCGAGATCAAGGTCGGTGACGCGGTTCACCTGATCGTCGACCACGAACGCCGCTCGGCCATCCGCGCCAATCACTCGGCCACGCACCTGCTGCACGAGGCGCTGCGCGAGCGGCTCGGCGCGCATGTCGCGCAAAAGGGCAGCCTGGTCGCGCCGGAGCGCCTGCGCTTCGACTTTTCGCAGCCAACAGCGGTGACGGCGGAGCAGATCGCTGCGGTCGAGGCCGATGTGAACGCCCAGATTCGCGGCAATGGCGAGGTTTCGACCCGCCTGATGACTCCGGAGGACGCGATTGCCGAGGGCGCAATGGCGCTGTTCGGGGAAAAATATGGCGACGAGGTTCGCGTCGTGTCGATGGGCACAACGGGCGAGGGCAAGACCTATTCGCTGGAACTGTGCGGCGGCACGCATGTCCGCGCGCTGGGCGATATCGGGCTGTTCAAGGTTGTCGGCGAGAGCGCCGTCAGCTCCGGTGTGCGCCGTGTCGAGGCGCTGACCGGTGAGGCGGCACGCGCATGGCTGGCCGCGCGCGACGAGAAGCTGCGGGAGACTGCTGCCGTGCTGAAGGCGACGCCCGACGAAGTGCCAGCGCGCGTGGCCGCGCTGGTCGAGGAACGCCGCCGTCTGGAGCGCGAACTGGCCGACGCGAAGAAGGCACTGGCGCTGGGCGGCGGGGCCGCTCAGGCATCGGGGCCGGAACGGGTCAATGGCGTCGCATTTGTCGGACGCGTGCTGGACGGGCTTGAGGCCAAGGCACTGCGCGGCGCGGTAGACGAGGAGAAGGCGCGCATCGGATCGGGCGTCGTTGCGCTGGTTGCGGTCAATGATGGCCGCGCATCGGTGGCGGTCGGCGTGACCGATGACCTGAAGGACAGCAAGAGCGCGGTCGATCTGGTCAAGGTCGCGGTGGCGGCACTGGGTGGTCAGGGCGGCGGCGGCCGTCCCGACATGGCGCAGGGCGGCGGTCCCGATGGTTCGGCCGGTGAAGCGGCCGTCGCGGCGGTGCGGGCGGCGCTGGCGGGCTGA
- a CDS encoding DUF4403 family protein → MRLEWRLAAGLALALAAGCSPDRETVPPRVDTPVRWPTEPSFIALPVESDSRALTELIERHIPRELWSIDRHVDTCVEGQRVKLFGERIKVTPDMGCTITGTVTRGPIRLRGEGQVIVADVPLNARIGARKVGGLPLRETATGTAMAHARIRLSLNERFEPRATVDLSYDWREPPGVDFLGQRITFTDRADERLRPIVARLERELPRELARLDTRAQVERIWRAGFATLQLNRARPPVWLRVTPQKIFYGGYDMRGGKVRLDLGVEALTETVVGEQPALPPTTPLPALGRTTQRNELRLFVPVLADYRQLNPVILKALRKRSRRPFEVPGLGPVTARFESVDAYGTTGGRIAVGVRLIAQRVGDSDAPTRGTIWLSALPVNQPGSPKVEFTDLNITGNTDGAAGNLLIAVGDAPGVSQLIANELGQNFRRDVTRLIGRIRRAVAEKREGELVLNAEFDRIQSGRLRAAGAGLYLPVRISGRAKLTLDPR, encoded by the coding sequence ATGCGGTTGGAATGGCGGCTGGCGGCCGGATTGGCATTGGCGCTGGCGGCCGGATGCTCGCCGGATCGCGAAACGGTGCCGCCGCGCGTCGATACGCCGGTACGCTGGCCGACCGAGCCGTCCTTCATCGCCCTGCCCGTTGAATCGGACAGCCGCGCGCTGACCGAACTGATCGAGCGGCATATCCCGCGCGAGTTGTGGTCGATCGACCGCCACGTCGACACCTGTGTCGAGGGGCAGCGCGTCAAGCTGTTCGGGGAACGGATCAAGGTAACACCCGACATGGGCTGTACCATCACCGGCACGGTTACGCGCGGCCCCATCCGCCTGCGCGGCGAGGGTCAGGTGATTGTGGCCGACGTGCCGCTGAACGCACGGATCGGCGCGCGCAAGGTCGGCGGCCTGCCACTCAGGGAAACCGCGACCGGCACGGCCATGGCCCATGCCCGCATCCGCCTGTCGCTGAACGAACGGTTCGAACCGCGCGCCACCGTCGACCTCAGCTATGACTGGCGGGAGCCGCCGGGGGTCGACTTTCTGGGGCAGCGCATCACCTTTACCGACCGCGCCGACGAACGGTTGCGGCCGATCGTCGCGCGGCTGGAGCGCGAGTTACCGCGTGAGCTTGCCCGGCTGGACACGCGTGCACAGGTAGAGCGCATCTGGCGCGCAGGGTTCGCGACGCTTCAGCTCAATCGCGCGCGCCCGCCCGTGTGGCTGCGCGTCACGCCGCAGAAGATCTTCTACGGCGGCTATGACATGCGGGGTGGCAAGGTTCGCCTCGACCTGGGGGTAGAGGCGCTGACCGAAACCGTGGTGGGCGAGCAACCCGCGCTGCCGCCCACCACGCCGCTCCCTGCATTGGGCCGCACGACGCAGCGCAACGAATTGCGACTGTTCGTGCCTGTCCTGGCCGATTATCGCCAGCTGAACCCGGTCATCCTGAAGGCGCTGCGGAAACGGTCGCGCCGCCCGTTCGAGGTGCCGGGCTTGGGCCCCGTGACTGCCCGGTTCGAATCGGTCGATGCCTATGGTACCACGGGCGGACGGATCGCCGTGGGCGTGCGGCTGATCGCGCAGCGCGTCGGCGACAGCGATGCGCCGACACGCGGCACGATCTGGTTGAGCGCCCTGCCCGTCAACCAGCCCGGTTCTCCCAAGGTGGAGTTCACCGACCTGAACATCACCGGCAACACCGATGGCGCCGCGGGCAACCTGTTGATTGCGGTGGGCGACGCGCCCGGCGTCAGTCAGCTGATCGCCAATGAACTGGGCCAGAATTTCCGTCGCGACGTCACCAGGCTGATCGGCCGCATCCGTCGCGCCGTCGCCGAAAAGCGCGAGGGGGAGCTGGTGCTGAATGCCGAGTTCGACCGCATTCAAAGCGGACGATTGCGCGCAGCCGGCGCGGGCCTTTACCTGCCGGTGCGGATTTCGGGTCGAGCGAAACTGACGCTCGACCCGCGTTGA